From the Mycobacterium sp. 155 genome, the window CAGCGTGCCGCGCAGATCGTCCATCGCCTCGGCAGTGTCGGTACACACTCCGGTGACGATCTCGACCGTGTTGCGCAGTAGCTCCTTGTGCACGTGTGGGTTCTCGCCGATCTCGGCGATCACCGCGGCAGCCTCGTTGCTCAGCTCCCTGGTGCCGGCGTCGACGAGAGCGAACTCCCACTCGACACCGACCGTCGGCCGGGGCGACCCGGCAAAATCGATGCGGCTGCTAGCCGGTGCCGATAACACCGCAAGCCACGCGCTTGCCGGCGTCGCCAGTTGCCAGGGTGGTCTCGTCTGGCGGCGGGGCGCCGTTGGTCTGCTGGTAGCGCTCCGGCGGGATGTTGGCGAAGTTGTCGGCCTTCTCGTGGATGATGATGGCCGTCTTGGTGCCGGCCAGCAGATCCGCGGCGGTGAAGGCGTCGGTGGTGGTCACGAGCTTGGCCGACCCGTCGTCACGCACCTGCAGTGAGGTCAGGTCACCACTGGCGGGATGCGCGGTGTGCCCGGGTACCTGGAAATGTCCGCCGGCGGAGTTGAAATCGCCCGGGGCACCGCCGGTCGGGGCGACCGAGTTGGCCTCGCACTTACCCACGGAGTGCAGGTGCAGGCCATGGAAGCCGGGCGCCAGGCGCCCGGGTGTGGTGGTCTCGACAGTGACGGTCGCGAAGCCGTCCGCGAACTGGAACTCCGCGGTCGCCACGGACGTACCGTCGGCGGTCTTGAGGTCAGCGGTCAGGGTCTCGCCCGCACTCTGGGCCCCGGTCGCCCCGGTTCCACCGTGCTCACCGGGAGCTGCCGACGGGGCCGGCGACCCGGTCCAGATCGAGGGTGTGGTGCCCGGCGTGTCGGACGGCACCTGGCCGGGTGGGCTGCAGGCGCTCAGCGCGACAACGGGGGCGGCG encodes:
- a CDS encoding superoxide dismutase family protein yields the protein MLKPVSVAVLFAAPVVALSACSPPGQVPSDTPGTTPSIWTGSPAPSAAPGEHGGTGATGAQSAGETLTADLKTADGTSVATAEFQFADGFATVTVETTTPGRLAPGFHGLHLHSVGKCEANSVAPTGGAPGDFNSAGGHFQVPGHTAHPASGDLTSLQVRDDGSAKLVTTTDAFTAADLLAGTKTAIIIHEKADNFANIPPERYQQTNGAPPPDETTLATGDAGKRVACGVIGTG